A single genomic interval of Koleobacter methoxysyntrophicus harbors:
- a CDS encoding DUF5711 family protein, which produces MSGGRRNIIILAGLLLIMVVIFYLLIDGITPLQFDKDLPSFSAEPLQIDNVLYFDRNCIICGRGERLEGYRPDNFEPLWGIKPGFPVKKIWNTDGGFILDTSKGIEMFDPAAKKTLWRFSAGEGPQRLLDVCGGFSLMEGRIKGEEEFNLFFIDDKGELKWNFPLNSETLINGCIASDGEYIAVSTLKVQNSINGKIIMFNSKGELLWAKAYDDELITFLNFNKDGELTALKENTLVRFSPEGQLKREQTLGGQILRASASREGYLVLCRRESPESNILKGGRNVLELYNPSGRRQWQVELDHECRDIKITDDGRIIIALLDNSVLALTVRGEFVGEYRTDFSINGIVTPPEGIPFIINHAEGSALINNY; this is translated from the coding sequence TTGAGCGGTGGTAGAAGAAACATTATAATTCTGGCAGGGCTTTTGCTGATAATGGTAGTAATCTTTTATTTGTTGATCGATGGTATTACTCCGCTGCAGTTTGACAAAGACCTGCCATCTTTTTCGGCGGAACCCCTTCAAATCGATAATGTCCTGTATTTTGACAGAAATTGCATAATATGCGGCAGAGGGGAGAGGCTCGAAGGTTATAGGCCGGATAACTTTGAACCTTTATGGGGTATAAAGCCCGGTTTTCCTGTCAAAAAAATATGGAATACCGATGGGGGGTTTATTCTGGATACGTCTAAGGGTATAGAAATGTTTGACCCCGCGGCTAAAAAGACTCTATGGAGATTTTCTGCAGGGGAAGGCCCCCAAAGGCTGTTAGATGTATGCGGCGGGTTTTCTCTTATGGAAGGCAGAATAAAAGGAGAAGAAGAATTCAATTTGTTTTTTATTGACGATAAGGGGGAACTAAAATGGAACTTCCCGTTAAATTCCGAAACCCTTATTAACGGCTGTATTGCCTCCGATGGGGAATATATAGCTGTAAGCACATTAAAAGTGCAGAATTCTATCAATGGTAAAATCATTATGTTTAACAGCAAAGGAGAACTATTATGGGCAAAGGCCTACGACGATGAGTTGATTACTTTTTTGAATTTTAACAAAGACGGTGAACTTACTGCACTAAAAGAGAATACCCTTGTTCGTTTTAGCCCTGAGGGGCAGCTGAAGAGAGAACAAACCCTCGGCGGCCAAATTCTGCGGGCCTCCGCATCAAGGGAAGGGTATCTAGTTCTCTGCCGGAGAGAATCTCCTGAGAGCAATATCCTAAAGGGAGGAAGAAACGTCCTTGAATTGTACAATCCTTCGGGGAGAAGGCAGTGGCAGGTGGAACTCGATCATGAATGCAGGGATATTAAAATTACCGATGACGGCCGTATAATCATTGCCCTTTTAGATAATAGTGTTTTAGCCCTGACAGTAAGGGGGGAATTTGTAGGTGAATACAGGACGGATTTTTCTATTAACGGCATTGTCACGCCACCTGAAGGTATTCCTTTTATAATAAATCATGCCGAAGGCAGTGCTTTGATAAATAATTATTAA
- a CDS encoding CvpA family protein: MNWVDWAIIIVLAVNLFDGLRKGFITSFFGFVGMISSIFISVFYHKSLADYLNSYFLLDEKIRVFLEGRLTVPVETINLGGEVNLGALREAGVPPFLGNLFKGKLLDGGTFNLAALMSDFFVNVISFFIIFLVIRFIFSIIILILNQLIKTGGLSGFNRLLGMAFGGLKGAMIIMVIITLAIPFLSLNPTGFFNNAFNSSVLGKYFYLYNFIPPLLANFSV, encoded by the coding sequence ATGAACTGGGTAGACTGGGCTATAATTATTGTTTTGGCCGTAAACCTTTTTGACGGCTTAAGAAAGGGTTTTATTACGTCTTTTTTCGGGTTCGTCGGAATGATAAGCTCTATATTTATTTCCGTATTCTACCATAAATCCCTGGCCGATTACCTCAACAGCTATTTTCTTCTGGACGAAAAAATCAGGGTATTTTTAGAAGGCAGACTGACTGTACCCGTCGAAACCATCAATCTGGGGGGGGAAGTCAATTTGGGGGCTTTAAGGGAAGCGGGAGTCCCTCCGTTTTTAGGGAACCTGTTTAAGGGTAAGCTCTTAGATGGCGGAACCTTTAACCTTGCAGCATTGATGTCCGATTTTTTTGTTAATGTTATAAGTTTCTTCATAATCTTCCTGGTGATTAGATTTATCTTTTCTATAATAATACTTATTTTAAATCAACTGATAAAAACAGGAGGATTATCGGGCTTCAACAGGTTGCTGGGAATGGCCTTCGGTGGTTTAAAGGGGGCAATGATAATCATGGTTATTATAACTCTTGCCATTCCTTTTTTATCCCTGAATCCCACCGGGTTTTTTAATAATGCCTTTAATAGTTCGGTGCTGGGGAAATACTTTTACCTTTATAACTTTATCCCGCCCCTTTTGGCCAATTTTTCCGTATGA
- a CDS encoding sugar ABC transporter substrate-binding protein, which produces MSRKLLRSASLLIVVSLVFALLAGCSTSNEQTVDQEADEVLKIGVVVKALNSDYWKIVEAGALQAGKDLGVEVTVLGPSAETKVAEQVAMIEDQITKGVDALAIAPSQPSSAIPTFERAKEAGIPVVLIDTDADWDSKVSFVGTGNYAGGKQGGQYILDKLGEGAKVVILRGAMGDPTHDERANGAIEVMKAGGIEILDIQPANSDRGMGMSVMENLLQAHPQIDGVFATNDEMALGAIRAIQGAKRDDVKVVVGFDGSPDALKSIAAGELTASVAQSPYNIGYMGVEAAVKAAKGEKVDKRIDTGTEIIDKANVEEAQAKLDEILGN; this is translated from the coding sequence ATGTCTAGAAAACTTTTAAGAAGTGCAAGTCTGTTAATAGTAGTTAGCTTGGTTTTTGCATTACTTGCAGGCTGTTCCACGTCAAATGAACAAACTGTTGATCAAGAAGCTGACGAAGTCCTTAAAATCGGAGTTGTTGTTAAGGCATTAAACAGTGACTACTGGAAAATTGTTGAAGCAGGGGCTTTGCAGGCAGGAAAAGACTTGGGTGTGGAAGTTACAGTTTTAGGCCCTTCTGCTGAAACAAAAGTAGCCGAGCAGGTTGCAATGATTGAAGATCAAATAACAAAAGGTGTTGATGCCCTAGCTATAGCACCATCTCAGCCTTCTTCAGCAATTCCGACCTTTGAACGGGCGAAAGAAGCAGGTATACCAGTTGTGCTTATTGATACTGATGCAGATTGGGATAGTAAAGTATCTTTCGTCGGTACTGGAAACTATGCCGGCGGTAAACAAGGTGGTCAGTATATTCTCGATAAGCTAGGGGAAGGAGCGAAAGTGGTAATTCTGCGAGGTGCAATGGGAGACCCAACACATGATGAGAGGGCTAATGGTGCTATTGAGGTCATGAAAGCTGGAGGAATTGAAATTTTGGATATTCAGCCAGCCAACAGTGACCGTGGTATGGGAATGAGTGTTATGGAAAATCTCCTTCAAGCACATCCGCAAATAGATGGAGTTTTTGCTACAAATGATGAAATGGCTCTTGGTGCTATTAGAGCGATTCAAGGGGCTAAGAGGGATGATGTAAAAGTGGTTGTAGGTTTTGATGGTTCACCAGATGCTTTAAAATCTATTGCCGCGGGAGAATTAACAGCTTCAGTTGCACAGAGCCCGTACAATATTGGTTATATGGGAGTTGAAGCAGCAGTTAAAGCAGCAAAAGGAGAAAAAGTCGATAAACGAATCGATACCGGTACTGAAATTATTGACAAGGCTAATGTTGAAGAAGCTCAGGCAAAGTTGGATGAAATCTTGGGTAATTAA
- a CDS encoding sugar ABC transporter ATP-binding protein codes for MTETILKSKSITKKFPGVIALDNVDLDIKKGEVHALVGENGAGKSTLIKILTGAYIKDEGTIYWKDNEIEIKNPKHAIELGIAAIYQELNLIPELSVAENIFLGREIKEKGTKMFLDIKTMREKARQILKDLGQNIDPTMKTGFLGIGKQQMVEIAKALSMNAEIIIMDEPTSSLSGGEVRELMKTIHRLREKGISVIFISHRLEEVMEIADRATVLRDGQKIITVNISETTKEDLIKYMVGRSLEEQFPKIPCKTGEEGLRVENLNRGNILKDINFTAYKGEVLGVAGLVGSGRTEMARAIFGADPIDSGEIYIEGHRVKIKSPQDAIKHGMAFLTEDRKGQGLFLDDDINFNMTIASLKKFIKRLLLNIKEQKNETKKLIKDLQIKPPDINKKARNLSGGNQQKLVIGKWLSSDADVFIFDEPTRGIDVGAKVEVYNLINSLTKKGKTIIMISSELPEILGMSDRIIVMHEGRIAGEFERHEATQEKIMKAATGEVQNCECESERENRGRNL; via the coding sequence GTGACGGAAACAATTTTAAAATCAAAGTCAATAACAAAGAAATTCCCCGGAGTAATTGCTCTTGACAATGTAGATTTGGATATAAAAAAAGGAGAGGTTCATGCCCTCGTAGGAGAAAATGGTGCCGGCAAATCAACATTAATTAAAATACTAACTGGTGCCTATATAAAAGATGAAGGCACAATCTACTGGAAAGATAACGAAATTGAAATAAAAAATCCAAAACATGCTATAGAGCTTGGAATTGCAGCAATATACCAGGAATTAAATCTTATACCTGAACTCTCCGTTGCAGAAAATATTTTTCTCGGAAGGGAAATCAAGGAAAAAGGCACCAAAATGTTTTTAGATATTAAGACAATGCGAGAAAAAGCGCGGCAGATTTTAAAGGATTTAGGTCAAAATATAGATCCCACAATGAAAACCGGATTTTTAGGAATTGGAAAGCAGCAGATGGTTGAGATTGCCAAAGCACTTTCAATGAATGCAGAAATCATAATAATGGACGAACCCACTTCAAGCCTTAGTGGTGGTGAAGTAAGAGAATTAATGAAAACAATTCATAGATTAAGGGAAAAAGGTATATCTGTAATTTTTATATCTCATCGATTAGAGGAAGTTATGGAAATTGCTGATAGAGCTACCGTTTTAAGAGATGGTCAAAAAATAATAACGGTAAACATTAGTGAAACCACTAAGGAAGATCTAATAAAATACATGGTTGGTAGAAGTTTAGAAGAACAGTTTCCTAAAATTCCTTGCAAAACAGGAGAGGAAGGATTAAGGGTTGAAAACCTTAACAGGGGTAATATACTAAAAGATATAAATTTTACGGCATACAAAGGTGAGGTATTAGGGGTAGCCGGTCTTGTAGGTTCAGGTAGAACTGAAATGGCAAGAGCTATTTTTGGTGCTGACCCTATCGATAGTGGGGAAATTTATATAGAGGGTCATAGAGTAAAAATAAAGTCTCCTCAAGATGCCATCAAGCATGGTATGGCTTTTTTAACAGAAGACAGGAAGGGTCAGGGGCTATTTCTGGATGACGACATAAATTTCAATATGACAATTGCTTCATTAAAAAAGTTTATTAAAAGGTTGCTTTTAAATATAAAAGAACAAAAAAATGAAACTAAAAAGCTTATTAAAGACTTACAGATTAAACCACCAGACATCAACAAAAAAGCTAGGAACCTTAGTGGTGGAAACCAACAAAAGCTTGTAATAGGTAAATGGTTATCGTCAGATGCTGATGTTTTTATTTTTGATGAACCCACTAGGGGAATCGATGTAGGGGCAAAAGTTGAAGTATATAATCTTATTAATAGCTTAACTAAAAAGGGTAAAACGATAATAATGATATCCTCTGAACTTCCAGAAATATTAGGAATGAGTGATAGAATTATTGTGATGCATGAAGGAAGGATTGCGGGAGAATTTGAAAGGCACGAAGCAACTCAAGAAAAAATAATGAAAGCGGCAACTGGGGAGGTGCAAAACTGTGAGTGCGAAAGTGAGAGAGAAAACCGTGGACGAAATTTATAA
- the yedF gene encoding sulfurtransferase-like selenium metabolism protein YedF, with product MEKQVDARGLACPQPVVITKKALEEIEKGKVVVIVDSEVARDNLVKLAKSLDCSVNVEESNGDYHINILKGEAVGLSKMVQETNGDFIILVTSQYMGKGSDELGGILMKGFFYALSESYNLPQAVIFMNSGVKLTVEGTEVLESLSVLESKGVEILSCGTCLDYFNLKDKLVKGGVTNMYTIVERLNEAKKVITI from the coding sequence ATGGAAAAACAGGTAGATGCAAGGGGGCTTGCGTGCCCTCAGCCGGTCGTCATAACTAAAAAGGCCCTTGAAGAAATTGAAAAAGGGAAGGTGGTAGTTATTGTCGATTCAGAAGTTGCCAGAGATAACCTGGTGAAACTTGCAAAAAGTTTGGATTGTTCTGTGAATGTCGAGGAGTCAAACGGGGATTACCACATAAATATTTTAAAAGGCGAGGCCGTGGGCCTGAGCAAAATGGTCCAGGAAACCAACGGAGATTTTATTATATTAGTTACATCCCAATATATGGGGAAGGGCAGTGATGAACTGGGCGGGATTTTGATGAAAGGCTTTTTCTATGCCCTTTCGGAATCCTACAATCTGCCGCAGGCTGTGATATTTATGAACAGCGGTGTTAAACTTACGGTTGAGGGGACGGAGGTCCTTGAAAGCTTGTCCGTGCTGGAATCAAAAGGTGTTGAGATATTATCGTGCGGCACCTGTCTTGATTATTTCAATTTAAAGGATAAGCTGGTAAAGGGCGGAGTAACAAATATGTACACTATTGTGGAAAGGTTAAATGAAGCGAAAAAGGTTATTACCATTTAA
- a CDS encoding LacI family DNA-binding transcriptional regulator, with protein sequence MEVDAMSKTIYDVAKKAGVSIATVSRVLNKKDNVSDETKKRVLNAIKELDYVPNMVASALMTKKMFTLSLLIPDISNPYFSEIARGVEDAANNYNYNVIVCNTDYDLKKEAIYLNLLRQKSVDGFIVSSATYNDENICNFDHKKYPLVLLGREIEGAEENKKIDIIVSNNVCGGYLATEHLIELGHRKIDLILGPKEIKVNQEREKGYRKALQDYEITVDENRIHSGEFKIKSGYSKALEILQKKDRPTAIFAGSDVIAIGVLKAARVLGFKVPGDLSVVGYDNTILAEIADPPLTTINQQMYRMGYLAAEMLIKRLRGAKRPIQRIVFDTELVVRKSSSRPR encoded by the coding sequence ATGGAAGTGGATGCCATGTCAAAAACCATTTATGATGTTGCCAAAAAAGCAGGAGTTTCAATAGCGACTGTTTCGAGGGTCCTTAACAAAAAAGATAATGTGAGTGATGAAACAAAGAAGAGAGTATTAAATGCCATTAAAGAACTTGATTATGTACCTAACATGGTTGCATCAGCCTTAATGACGAAAAAAATGTTCACTTTAAGTTTGCTCATTCCTGATATATCAAACCCATATTTTTCAGAAATAGCAAGGGGAGTTGAAGATGCAGCAAATAATTACAACTATAATGTGATTGTTTGTAATACTGACTATGATTTAAAAAAGGAGGCCATATATTTAAACCTTTTAAGACAAAAAAGTGTTGATGGCTTTATTGTTTCATCGGCCACCTATAATGATGAAAATATATGTAATTTTGATCATAAAAAGTATCCACTAGTTTTGTTGGGGAGAGAAATTGAGGGTGCTGAAGAAAATAAAAAAATTGATATAATTGTTTCAAACAATGTTTGTGGGGGATATTTAGCCACAGAACATCTAATAGAATTAGGTCACAGAAAGATAGATTTAATTTTGGGACCAAAGGAAATTAAAGTCAACCAGGAACGAGAAAAGGGATACAGAAAAGCTTTACAAGATTATGAAATTACGGTAGATGAAAACAGAATTCATAGTGGGGAATTCAAAATAAAATCTGGCTATTCAAAGGCCCTTGAAATATTACAAAAAAAAGATCGGCCAACTGCTATATTTGCAGGAAGCGATGTTATAGCTATAGGTGTGTTGAAGGCAGCAAGAGTCCTTGGTTTTAAAGTGCCCGGCGATCTTTCAGTTGTAGGCTATGATAACACAATCCTTGCAGAAATAGCTGATCCTCCTTTAACGACAATCAATCAGCAAATGTATAGAATGGGATATTTGGCTGCCGAAATGTTAATTAAAAGGCTAAGAGGGGCCAAAAGACCTATTCAAAGAATAGTGTTTGACACAGAACTTGTTGTAAGAAAGTCTAGTAGTAGACCGAGATAG
- a CDS encoding DUF951 domain-containing protein encodes MELGIGDVVQLKKQHPCGSYQWEIYRTGMDFGIKCLGCGRKVMISRRKIEKSVKAVIKKGSESGSSQA; translated from the coding sequence ATTGAACTGGGGATAGGGGATGTGGTTCAGCTAAAAAAACAGCACCCATGTGGAAGCTATCAGTGGGAGATTTACAGGACAGGGATGGATTTCGGCATTAAGTGCCTGGGGTGTGGGAGAAAGGTGATGATTTCCAGAAGAAAAATAGAAAAAAGCGTTAAGGCCGTTATAAAGAAAGGAAGCGAGTCCGGCTCGTCACAGGCTTAA
- the yyaC gene encoding spore protease YyaC codes for MEKKIDINKPSALMDFITGFSYFFEEFFSEEEFREIIILCIGTDRSTGDSLGPIIGSKLNHLHIPGVHVLGNLDNPVHAVNLVENLNNIKDNYKSPFIIAIDASLGKLDHVGHICICEGPLKPGAGVKKDLPFVGNFNITGIVNVGGFMEYLVLQNTRLGLVMKMADIISKGIYCSFNKIFPAEMTKRRF; via the coding sequence ATGGAAAAGAAGATAGATATAAATAAGCCCAGTGCGTTAATGGATTTTATTACAGGTTTTTCTTATTTTTTTGAGGAATTTTTTTCAGAAGAGGAATTTAGGGAAATTATCATCCTTTGCATAGGAACAGACCGCTCAACGGGTGATTCTCTCGGCCCGATAATAGGCTCCAAATTAAATCATTTACATATCCCGGGGGTCCATGTTTTGGGGAATCTTGATAACCCTGTCCATGCGGTAAATCTGGTCGAAAATTTAAATAATATAAAGGATAACTATAAATCCCCTTTTATAATAGCCATAGATGCATCCCTGGGAAAACTGGATCATGTAGGCCACATATGTATTTGTGAAGGGCCTTTGAAACCGGGGGCAGGAGTAAAAAAAGACCTCCCCTTTGTGGGGAACTTCAATATTACCGGAATAGTAAATGTGGGTGGGTTCATGGAATACCTGGTACTTCAGAATACCCGCCTGGGCCTGGTTATGAAGATGGCCGATATAATTTCTAAGGGTATCTACTGCAGCTTCAATAAGATATTCCCAGCAGAAATGACCAAACGAAGGTTTTAA
- a CDS encoding ABC transporter permease: MDEIYKTRKWRELIYSLGALLGLILLCVVLSVLSPHFLTVRNLMNIARQSAVNSLISVGMLLAILTAGIDLSVGSILALATTSMGILVVNFGLNPFLGMLVCLGIGALLGAINGLMLTKLHLPHPFIATLGMMNIARGLALIITDATPVSGFPKSIQFFGAAFIGPVPVSFILVLVVFSLFHIFLNRTAIGRYIYAVGGNIEAARLSGINVDRILTIVYTLSGLMAALGGLVLVGRVNAAYPLAGLGYELDAIAAAIIGGASFFGGVGTVWGTLIGAMIMAVLRNGLNLLGVSADLQTVAIGVVIVAAVYIDVLRRRAAKQDER; the protein is encoded by the coding sequence GTGGACGAAATTTATAAAACAAGAAAATGGCGTGAATTAATCTACAGCCTTGGGGCGCTATTAGGATTAATTCTTTTATGTGTTGTTTTGAGTGTTTTATCTCCACATTTCTTGACAGTGAGAAACTTAATGAATATAGCCCGTCAATCTGCAGTAAACAGCTTGATCTCTGTTGGGATGCTGCTGGCAATTTTAACAGCAGGGATTGACCTATCTGTTGGTTCCATATTGGCTCTGGCAACAACTTCTATGGGTATATTAGTTGTAAATTTTGGTTTAAATCCTTTTTTAGGTATGTTAGTTTGTTTAGGAATAGGAGCTCTACTGGGAGCAATAAATGGTTTAATGTTGACCAAATTGCATCTTCCACATCCCTTCATTGCCACACTGGGAATGATGAATATTGCCAGAGGTCTTGCATTAATTATAACTGATGCAACTCCTGTTTCAGGCTTTCCGAAGTCTATTCAATTTTTTGGAGCAGCTTTTATCGGACCTGTTCCCGTAAGTTTTATTCTTGTGTTAGTTGTTTTCAGTTTGTTTCACATTTTCCTTAATAGAACAGCAATTGGTAGGTATATTTATGCTGTTGGAGGGAATATTGAAGCTGCGAGACTGTCAGGTATTAATGTGGATAGAATTCTCACGATAGTATATACATTGAGCGGTCTGATGGCGGCCCTTGGAGGCCTGGTTTTGGTCGGAAGAGTTAATGCTGCATATCCACTTGCTGGTTTGGGATATGAGCTTGATGCAATTGCAGCTGCTATTATCGGAGGAGCCAGCTTTTTCGGTGGAGTTGGAACAGTATGGGGGACGTTGATAGGAGCTATGATTATGGCAGTTTTAAGAAATGGTTTAAACTTGTTAGGCGTTTCAGCGGATTTGCAAACCGTTGCCATTGGTGTTGTTATAGTAGCAGCTGTATATATTGATGTTCTAAGAAGAAGAGCGGCAAAACAGGATGAAAGGTAA
- a CDS encoding mechanosensitive ion channel family protein, whose translation MEIFTMSMDSITGALKDGDFSVLGLGVLGLLLKIIAVIVIAKIVLRFSGILIERLLKLKKTDTIHIDEKKVNTLRPLLKSILRYIVYFIAGVTVLRMIGIPTESILATAGIGGLAVGFGAQNLVKDVISGFFILFEEQFSVGDYISTGGLKGIVEEMGLRVTKLRDFSGELHIIPNGEISTVTNHTRGSMRALVDVSVAYEEDIDNAIQVLKKICEEMAGEYDDIIEGPTVLGVVDLGASEVVIRIIAKTVPLQQWSIERELRRRIKNTFDKAGIEIPYPRRVIIARQENKNCGGVAGEED comes from the coding sequence ATGGAAATTTTCACGATGAGCATGGACAGTATTACCGGCGCTCTTAAGGATGGGGATTTTAGTGTGCTGGGTTTAGGGGTTTTGGGGCTTCTTTTAAAAATAATTGCTGTTATAGTTATTGCTAAGATTGTCCTGAGATTCAGCGGTATATTAATTGAGAGGCTTTTGAAGCTTAAGAAGACCGATACCATTCATATCGACGAAAAAAAGGTAAATACCTTGAGGCCACTGCTGAAGAGCATTTTAAGGTATATTGTTTATTTTATTGCCGGGGTAACGGTTTTAAGGATGATCGGCATCCCTACCGAATCGATCCTGGCTACGGCCGGTATCGGTGGGCTGGCCGTGGGTTTTGGGGCACAGAACCTGGTAAAGGACGTTATTTCGGGTTTTTTCATCCTATTTGAGGAGCAGTTTTCCGTTGGTGACTATATATCAACAGGAGGGCTAAAAGGGATTGTGGAAGAAATGGGATTGCGGGTAACAAAACTTAGGGACTTCAGCGGTGAGCTTCATATTATACCTAATGGCGAAATATCAACGGTTACAAACCATACCAGGGGGAGTATGAGGGCTTTAGTAGATGTGTCTGTAGCCTATGAAGAAGATATAGACAATGCAATACAGGTTTTGAAAAAAATCTGCGAAGAAATGGCTGGAGAATATGATGATATAATCGAAGGGCCTACGGTGCTGGGAGTCGTTGACCTGGGTGCATCAGAAGTAGTCATCCGGATTATCGCAAAAACTGTTCCACTTCAACAGTGGAGCATTGAGCGGGAATTAAGGAGGAGGATTAAAAACACCTTTGATAAAGCAGGCATCGAGATACCCTATCCTAGGAGGGTCATTATTGCCAGACAAGAAAACAAAAACTGCGGAGGTGTTGCAGGTGAAGAAGATTGA
- a CDS encoding IS30 family transposase produces the protein MVLTKKYTTSSRTFKHLSEFERGQIYVLLKEGYSQAEIAKKLGRHRSTISREIKRGTTTQKRSDLTTYETYFPETGQAVYEKNRSACGRKLKALQAEAFLKYAEKKILEDKWSPDVVVGSARISGQFDKDSMVCTRTLYNYIDQCLLKVRNINLPLKTRRKPKKTGSRKNKRLYGKSISERPQTVDERNEFGHWEIDTVIGKRTGDQALLTLTERKTRHNLIMPLESKCAEAVDEVINQLKKQYGPLFTQVFKSITADNGSEFSNLDNIGIDVYFTHPYSAWERGTNERHNGLIRRFIPKGKAIRDLTIDQIESVQNWCNHLPRKILGYKTPAQLFEQEIQQLIESYQNKQIA, from the coding sequence ATGGTTCTTACTAAAAAGTATACCACATCTTCACGAACTTTTAAACACCTCTCCGAATTTGAGCGAGGTCAAATATATGTCTTACTAAAAGAAGGTTACTCACAGGCTGAAATAGCGAAAAAACTTGGTCGGCATCGCAGCACCATTTCCAGAGAAATCAAACGAGGAACAACGACACAGAAGCGTTCAGACCTAACAACCTACGAAACCTACTTTCCGGAAACGGGTCAGGCAGTTTATGAAAAGAACCGGTCAGCCTGTGGTAGGAAACTGAAAGCACTTCAAGCTGAAGCTTTCCTAAAGTATGCAGAAAAGAAGATTCTTGAAGATAAATGGTCGCCTGACGTTGTAGTAGGTTCAGCTAGAATAAGCGGACAGTTCGATAAAGATTCCATGGTGTGCACCAGGACCCTATACAATTACATTGATCAATGTCTCTTGAAAGTGCGAAATATCAACTTACCCCTCAAAACCCGCCGAAAACCTAAAAAGACCGGTAGTCGAAAGAACAAGCGGCTTTATGGTAAAAGTATCAGTGAACGGCCACAAACAGTGGATGAACGAAATGAGTTTGGCCACTGGGAAATTGATACTGTTATTGGCAAACGAACAGGCGACCAAGCACTGCTAACATTGACTGAAAGGAAGACACGCCATAATCTGATCATGCCTCTTGAATCAAAGTGTGCCGAAGCTGTAGACGAAGTTATAAATCAATTGAAAAAACAGTATGGCCCATTGTTTACCCAAGTATTTAAAAGCATTACAGCAGATAACGGTAGCGAGTTTTCAAATCTAGACAACATTGGGATCGATGTTTATTTCACTCATCCCTATTCCGCCTGGGAGCGAGGTACTAACGAACGACATAATGGTCTGATAAGACGATTCATTCCTAAAGGGAAAGCCATACGGGATCTGACCATTGATCAAATAGAAAGTGTTCAAAACTGGTGTAATCATTTACCTCGAAAGATTCTTGGATATAAGACACCAGCACAGCTCTTTGAACAAGAAATACAGCAACTAATAGAATCTTATCAGAATAAACAGATAGCCTGA